AGCCCGACGGGCCGACGAGGATCAGGAATTCACCGTCCTTGATCGACAGTTCGATGTTCTTCAGGGTGTCCGGCAGACCGGCCCCGTAGGTCTTGTTTACGTTGCGAAGTTCAAGCGTAGCCATGATTACCCCTTGACCGCGCCGGCCGTCAGCCCGCGCACGAAATACTTGCCTGCGACCACATAGACCAGCAGGGTCGGCAGGCCGGCGATCATCGCCGCTGCCATATCCACGTTGTATTCCTTGGCGCCGGTGCTGGTGTTGACCAGGTTGTTCAGCGCCACGGTGATCGGTTGCGAATCACCGCTGGAGAACACCACCCCGAACAGGAAGTCGTTCCAGATCTGGGTGAATTGCCAGATCAGGCAGACCATGATGATCGGCGTCGACATCGGCAGGATGATGCGGCGGAAAATCGTGAAGAACCCCGCGCCATCCAGACGTGCGGCCTTGACCAGCGCATCGGGAATGCTGACGTAGTAGTTGCGGAAGAACAGCGTGGTGAACGCCAGACCGTAAACTACGTGGACGAAGACCAGCCCGGTGGTAGTGCTCGCCAGGCCCATCTTGCCGAGGGTGAACGAGGCCGGCAGCAGCACGGTCTGGAACGGCAGGAAGCAGCCGAACAGCAGCAGACCGAAGAACAGCTGCGAACCCCGGAAACGCCACATCGACAGCACGTAACCGTTCAACGCACCGATGGCCGTGGAGATGATTACGGCCGGTACGGTGATCTTGATCGAGTTCCAGAAGTAGCCATCAACCGTGGCCCAGGCCTTGACCCAACCGATGCCGCTGACCACGGTCGGCCAGCTCAACAGGTTGCCGGTGCTGATGTCTTCCGGAGTCTTGAAGCTGGTCAGCAACATGACCACCAGCGGCACCAGATAGAGAAACACCGCGAAGATCAGCACCGCGTAGATCGCGATGCGGCTCAAGCTGATGGCGGGTTTGGCAGCGAGACTAGTCATGACGCTTGGTCCTCAGCTCGGAGTACAGGTAAGGCACGATGATCGCGAGGATCGCACCGAGCATCAGAATCGCACTGGCCGAGCCCATGCCCATCTGGCCGCGACTGAAAGTGAAGGAATACATGAACATCGCTGGCAGGTCGGAGGAATAACCCGGGCCGCCGGCGGTCATTGCCGCAACGAGGTCGAAGCTCTTGATCGCGATGTGCGCAAGGATCATCACCGCACTGAAGAACACCGGACGCAGGCTTGGCAGTACGACTTTCCAGTAGATGCGCGGCATGCTCGCGCCGTCGATCTGCGCGGCACGGATGATCGATTGATCAACGCCACGCAGGCCGGCGAGGAACATCGCCATGATGAAGCCCGAGGCTTGCCACACAGCGGCAATCACCAGGCAGTAGACCACGCGATCAGGGTCGATCAGCCAGTCCAGACGGAAGCCTTCCCAGCCCCAGTCACGCAACAATTTGTCCAGGCCCATGCCCGGGTTGAGCAGCCATTTCCACGCGGTACCGGTGACGATCATCGAGAGCGCCATCGGGTACAGGTAAATGGTGCGGATAAAGCCTTCGCGACGGATGCGCTGGTCGAGGAACACCGCCAGCAACACGCCGATCACCAGGGTGATGCCGATGAACATGCCGCCGAACACGGCGAGGTTCTTGCTCGCCACCCACCAGCGATCGTTGTCGAACAACCGCGCGTATTGCGCCAGACCGGCCCACTTGTAGTTGGGCAGGAAGGTCGACGTGGTGAACGACAGAATGAACGTCCACAGGATGTAGCCATAGAAGCCCACCAGCACGATGAACATGCTCGGCGCCAGCACCAGTTTC
This genomic interval from Pseudomonas koreensis contains the following:
- a CDS encoding carbohydrate ABC transporter permease translates to MSSVAVFSKASPFDALQRWLPKLVLAPSMFIVLVGFYGYILWTFILSFTTSTFLPNYKWAGLAQYARLFDNDRWWVASKNLAVFGGMFIGITLVIGVLLAVFLDQRIRREGFIRTIYLYPMALSMIVTGTAWKWLLNPGMGLDKLLRDWGWEGFRLDWLIDPDRVVYCLVIAAVWQASGFIMAMFLAGLRGVDQSIIRAAQIDGASMPRIYWKVVLPSLRPVFFSAVMILAHIAIKSFDLVAAMTAGGPGYSSDLPAMFMYSFTFSRGQMGMGSASAILMLGAILAIIVPYLYSELRTKRHD
- a CDS encoding carbohydrate ABC transporter permease; translated protein: MTSLAAKPAISLSRIAIYAVLIFAVFLYLVPLVVMLLTSFKTPEDISTGNLLSWPTVVSGIGWVKAWATVDGYFWNSIKITVPAVIISTAIGALNGYVLSMWRFRGSQLFFGLLLFGCFLPFQTVLLPASFTLGKMGLASTTTGLVFVHVVYGLAFTTLFFRNYYVSIPDALVKAARLDGAGFFTIFRRIILPMSTPIIMVCLIWQFTQIWNDFLFGVVFSSGDSQPITVALNNLVNTSTGAKEYNVDMAAAMIAGLPTLLVYVVAGKYFVRGLTAGAVKG